CTTCAGATGACAGCACTGAGGGCCAGAGTGGCCAGTGACCCAGCTGTGGCCACAGAGTTCAAGTCAGAACCAAGGCCCAAGTGCAAGACCTTGCCTCCAAATCCGGTGTTCTTTCCACTTTAGACTATTCAGAATCTCTTAGCTAGCTCACCCCTTTGCTAAGGCAAGTTCTCTCTTTCTAATACTGGGCTTTATAAAATGGATacatagaggagaaaaggaagaaggatcAGCCCCTCCTCAGTGGTCTTTGTTGGAGGACAAGCTGCTCCACAGCACTGTCCTCATCCTCTTTTCTAAAATGACTTGAACCCTGGCCCACACATCCCTGAGGACCCCCAACATCATGTCATTCCTCAGAGTATATATAAAGGGGTTGAGGaatggagccaccacactgctcAGTAATGAAGGGATCTTGTGGATCTCCAGATATTCCCTCTGTGAGGGGGTCACATAGATAAACACAGTGATACCACCCGAAATCACCACGATGGTCAGGTGGGAAGCACAGGTGTTGAAGGCCTTCTTCCTTCCACTCGCAGAAGGGATGCGCACTATTGTCAAGATGATGTACATATAGGAATGGGCCACAAGAACTATGCAGCAGAGGATGACTGTAGACGAAAGCATAAAATCCATCAGCTCAATGGGAGTGGTGTCTGCACAAGCGAGGGCCAGCAAGGGCCCActgtcacagaagaagtggttaATGATGTTGGAGCCACAGAAGGGCAGTTGGGAGATGAAGATGGTTGGAAACAGGACAGATAGGAAGCCTCCCACCCAAGAGA
The Choloepus didactylus isolate mChoDid1 chromosome 4, mChoDid1.pri, whole genome shotgun sequence DNA segment above includes these coding regions:
- the LOC119532960 gene encoding olfactory receptor 6J1-like, which gives rise to MPMENQTVMVTEFILLGFLLSREVELLFLVLLLPMFLLTLLGNLLIISVVLSHSRLHIPMYFFLCNLSVLDILFTAVISPKVLANLVSGDKTISFAGCITQCYFYFFLGTVEFLLLTIMSYDRYAAICYPLRYSTIMTPPVCIGTVIFSWVGGFLSVLFPTIFISQLPFCGSNIINHFFCDSGPLLALACADTTPIELMDFMLSSTVILCCIVLVAHSYMYIILTIVRIPSASGRKKAFNTCASHLTIVVISGGITVFIYVTPSQREYLEIHKIPSLLSSVVAPFLNPFIYTLRNDMMLGVLRDVWARVQVILEKRMRTVLWSSLSSNKDH